The DNA region GCGCGGACGCTTCGTGCTGGTCGTCCACATCGACCTCGAATTCGGGGACGAAGCGGGAACGGGCGTCCAGCTCGTCGGCGTTGGCGTTTAGGTATTCGACCGCCCATTCGCCAAGTGTCGCCTGACCGCGCAGGGATGTGATGTATCCGCCGTCCGGGTCTAGCACTTGCACGCGCTGGTTGCCCCAGTCGGCGACATACATGTTGCCGTCCGAGTCCACGGCGAGACCGGACGGTCGGTTGAACTCGCCGCCGCCGTCGCCGCTGCTACCGTATGCCGCAATGAACTCGCCGTCGGGCGTGAACTTCTGCACGCGGTCGTTGCGCCAGTCCGCGATGTATATCAGCCCGGCGCTGTCGAGCGCGATGCCCCACGGCAGGTTGAACTCGCCGTCGCCGCTGCCGTAAGAGCCGAACTTGCTGATGTACTCGCCGTCCTTGTCAAGCTTCTGCACACGGTGGTTGCGGTGGTCAACGAGCAGCAGGTTATCATCCGCGTCGAATATCAGTCCCGATGGTCCATCGAACTCGCCGTTGCCAGCGCCGACCGTGCCCCACTTGGTGACGAACTTGCCGCTCTGGTCGTACACGGTGATGCGCTGCAAAAAGTCGTCTGCCATGTAGAGCATGTTGTCGCTGTCAAGCGCGAGCGCGGATGGCCATACCATCTGCCCGTCGCCCGTGCCGTACCCGTAGAGCTGCCCGAAAAACTGGTGGTCAACGGTCGCCATCTGGATGCCCACGATGTCGCGTGCCGTGGTGTTGCTGCGGCTGCCGACGAATATCCTGCCATCGTCGCGTATCACCATGTCGGTGGGAAGGTGGAATCCCCGTCCCCCTTGGTCGGCGACGAAGCCTATGGTGTCCACATACTGTAGGGTAAACGGTTTTGTGGTTGTCTGTGTTGCCATGTTGTTAGTCCCTTACAAGTGCGCTTCCGCTCTATGGCTTTATACGGCAGAGAGGCGCGCTATCATGTTTGCCAGCATAATGAACCCACCTATCGTAATTGACAGCAGCGCGACGAAGTGACGGTTGGTTTTCCTGTCAAGTTCACGAACCGTCTCTATCAAGTCTTCCAGCCGCTTTAGTCCTTGCTCCTGTCTGCTCTCAATTAGTCCTAGGTCTCTTAGCCCCAGGTCTCTGTCCATATATTGTCTCTGTTCAGTTTCCGGTGGTGTCGCCATTCCGCTCTTTCATTCTTACGCCAGCTGGTATTCCTGCGTGGTCACCGCCATCTGCAGCATGGTGATTATCTTCTGCTCGGCGTAGGTGGCGGCGTCTTCGTCATCGAATGTCAGGTCGCCCCACTTGGCGGCGTAGTCGATCAGCCCTTGCCGCGTGGTGTCGAGAACAGGCATGGGGCCTATAACCTCGAAGCAGGCGTCAACGAGCGTCTCGGCGTTGATTGCGCCATTGTCCGCGTACTCGCGTATGTCGTTGATGAGCATGCGCAGGCCGGGCTTGTTCGGGTTGCCCAATACCTTGCTCGCGAAGTTGATGCGGTGTACATAGGAGCCGGTGTTAATCCACTCGGCGCCGCCCTGCCAGCCTTCTACGCTCGGCGGAGCGTATAGCGCCTGCCCCATCTGCGAGCAGACGCCGGCGGCTGCGTAAGTCTCCATCGACGGCAGCTCAAGACCGCCTGCCAGCCGCAGCGTGCCAACGACCATTTCTGCCGGGCTCTTGATGCGCGCGAAGCGGGACGCCTCTGCCTTGAAGAAGTCGGAGTTGAACATCACGCGCAGCATCGCGGAAATATCGTAGTCGGAATCGAAGTATGCCTGCGTCATCAGGTCGATGGCTTCCGGGTCTTTCGGGTCTTCATACGGCCACTGTGGTACGGGAGACTCGTCCGCCACGAAGAAGTGGTAAAGATGGCGCGCTATGAAGCGCGGGGTGGCTTCCTGCTTGCAGATGATTTCCACGACATCCTCGCCGTTGAAATCGCCCGTCTCGCCAAGGAAGAACTTGTCGTCGTGGTCGTGGTCGTCTTCGTCGTAGTTGAACTGCCAAGCAATGTAACCGTAGGGACGGGCGGTGTTGTTGCGCATTTTGATGGACATATAATCCGGGTTAACCACGCTCCAGCCGGTGAACGCGCGGGCGCATTCTTTGATGTCCTCTTCGGTGTAGTTGCCCACGCCCATAGAGAACAGCTCGAGTATTTCCCTGCCGTAGTTTTCGTTAATGGCGCCCTTGTGATTGTCCTGATTGTCCAGCCACATCAGCATTCCGGGATCGCGGGACAGGTTGACCAGCAGGTCGCGGAAGTTGCCCATTCCGTAGTTGCGGAACATCTCGACTTGGTTGACGACCATGCGCGCCTGAATGAGCTTGGTGGCGGCAGTGGCGAAAATGCGATGCCAGAACAGCGCCATCTTCTCTTCGAGCGGGTTCGGTGTCGTTGCCATGCGATAGACCCAGTGCGCTTGCGCGGCGGGACCGTTGCGCAGGTCAGACTGGTCAACATGGTAGCGTCGGATGATGTCTTCGGGCATCTCGAAGGGCTTGTCGCGCGAAAGCAGGTCTTCGACCGTCGCTTCGTAGCCCATTTCGAGGCGCTGCTCGACTTCGCGCCGAGTCGCGCCGAAGGATGCTCTTCGCAGCAGGTGCGCCATTAGCGCGACATCCTGTTTCGACTGCACAGTGGTCATTTGGGTCCTCCCAGTTCAGTGTCAGTTCGTTCCTGTTAAATCAAGATACTGGACATGCCGGAATGGGCGCAGTCAACGCCCGCAGACATACTTCAAGAGAGTTTATCAGTGTGCCTGATTTCGGTCAACGACTTGAGGCGCAAGCGCTAACAGCGATGGACAGGATAGCTAGGATCAAATATGGCTATTACGGCTGCACAATGTCCGATTCTTCGCGCTGCTCGCGCACCCATAGCAAAAGCAGGAAGCCGATTACTAGGAACGCCGTCACTGTCATCATGGCGAGGCGGAAGCGGAAATCGCCCAGGTGCATGAGCGATGTCGTGGTCAAGCCCCACAGCAGCGGCCCCAGCACCGACGACAGCCTGCCGGACATCTGGAACAGCCCGAAGAACTCGCCTATCTGACCATCAGGCGCAATGCGCGTCAGCAGCACTCTGTCGGCTACCTGCGGCGCTGCCCAGAAACAGCCGCCGATGACCGCGATGACCCAGAACGCCGACTGCGTACTTGCTATCGACGCCGCGCCGACGAATATCGCCCATCCTGCGATCCCTGTCAGCAGCACGCGCTTAGAGCCGAACCGCCGCGCCAAGAAGCCGACAACGACAGCGGCGACGAACGCCAGCAGCAACACGCGCACTACCAAGTCCAGCGCTTCATCGTCTGTGAAGACACCGATGTTCACCAGATACAGCACATAGAACGCGGCGACTGTGTTGATCGCCTCTGTGTATATGAAGCGCGCGATGATGAAGCGGAACAGGTTGGTGTGATGCCGCGCACGCCTGAAAGTGCTGTACAACTGCGCGTATGATTCCCTGATGAGCGCGATGTCGAGCGCATGGCGGACGCCGCCTTCCTTCACGATGAGCAACAGCGGCGCGGCGAAGAGCACATACATCAGTGCGGTCGGTAGGAACGCCCACTGGTTGCCGTACTTCTCGACCTGCGGACCTAGTATCAGGAACGCCACGAACAGCCCCACATACCCAAGCCCGACACCGATGCCTGATACCACGCCTCGCGTGCTTTCGGAACTGACATTGACGAGGAGCGAGTTGTAGAAGACCAGCCCCGTCTGGTATAGGAAATTGGCGATGAAGAACAGCGCAAGCCCGGTCGTCAGCCCGCCGAACATTCCTATCGCAGCCGTGGACGCGGCGCACGCGACCACACAGACTCCGAGCAGCGGCACGCGCCGGTTGAGCCTGTCCGAGACCGTTCCCATCACGGGCGCGGTGATTGCGACCGCCAGCGCGGACAGCGACAGCACAAACGCGAACACCGCATCGCTGCCGCCCGCGTCCTCCATGTCCACCGCGACCCAAAGCGGGAAGAAGAATGTCAGCAGGCTCGCCGAGAATATGGTGTCCGAGAAGTCGTACAGCGACCACGCAGGCATCGAAAGCTTGTCGCGCAGTGAGCGGCGTTGCGTTGAAGACGGGATTTGCTCGCCGTCCGGTTCGAGTTGCACTGTGGTGTATCCTATACTTGTTGTGGTGATTGGTGTGGTATTGGTGATGGGATAGGCTTCACCCGTACCCTAACCTACCAAGGGTAAAGGGATTACCGGGGAAAAGATTATTGCGCTCAACTCAATAGGTGCGGAGCCACATCAAGATTGTATAGGAAGTGTCGCTTCCAGATGGGTGTCTAGTTCGATGCCGAGCGAGCCTAGCACGGCGTTTAGCATTGTGTAGTAGCCGATGACTACTACTAGCTCGACTGCGCCTTCAGGACCGAGCAGATGCTCGACTGCCTGAAATGTGCGCTCGCCTAGCGCGCCATTGCGCACGAATTCTTTGCCCGCCTGCGCGAACACGCCTTCTTTCGGTGGCAAGCCCATCGGTGCTCTGCCACTGCGGATGGATTCGATGACTTCATCACGCACGCCGACCGACCGCGCTATCGGTTCGTGGTGCGCCCAGACATACTGGCTGTCGAGCGTGCGCGCCACGCCGAGTATCGCCGTCTCGCGGAACGCCGGATGCAGCGACGAACGCAGTCGGATGTGCTCGCCGAGCGCGCCTACGGCTTCCGCACTGTCCGGGCTGTTCAGCAGCAAGCGGAACGAATTCGGCATGCCATTGCCATCAATGCCGCCGCGCGTCTGCTCGATGTGGTCGTATAGCGGTCGCTTGTCCGCGGGCAGGTCGTCTCTGGAGATGTATGGAACACGCGCCATGCGTTTACCTCTTTCATTTTCACTTCTTGTATTGCACTTCGCATAGTGCCAGTGATTTGGCGATTTGCAACTCTCAATATGGTTGGTCTGTCGTAGATTGTTGGCGTTCGGAGATTTCGGATTCTTTACTTCGCGGCGCCGTGTTCGGAATAATAATGGTCCACCGGCGCTTCGTCCGATGATACATCATACCAATGTCCCTGCGTTGAGCGCGCTCTTTACCTGTCATGGTGTGACGGTTACTTCCCCTGAACCAATATGCGCCTTTTCGCCCGCCGTTGACGCTCTTCCAACCGCTCACTAACAGTTACCGGGTATTCAGCGGGCGATTCCACCCTCTTGTGCGGCGCGGGCAGGCGTCCCAATTCCTTCGCCGCACGTGTTCGCAGTTCGTCCAATGACGGCGCTTTAGCGGTTCGTTTGCCGTCGCGCATCACTTCAGTTAGCAGCGGCTTGGCGTCGTCCGGGGCGGGTTCGTCTGCACAGCCTATTGTGTCTCCGAGATACAAGCTGCCCGCATCGACGCGGCGGAAGACTTGCTTTGCGCCGACTAGCGTTTCCTTCTCTTCGCTGAGCTTCAGCGTGGGCTTGCCGTCGTACTGCACGAGCTTGTACACACAGTCTAGCCATGGGTAGTCCGCAGATGTGCCGACGTTCGTGCCTACACCAAATCCGTCGATTGCGGCGCCTTCGCGCAGCAGACGGTCAATTTGGAATTCGTCCAGCCCGCCGCTTGCCAGAATTTGCACATTAGGCAGCCCCGCCGCGTCCAGCATTTGCCGCGCCTGGATGGACAATGCACGCAAGTCGCCGCTGTCCAATCGGATGGCGTTGAGCGTGTGTCCCTGCCATTGCATGCGCTTGGCGACTGCGACCGCATTGCGGACCCCCTGCATCGTGTCGTAGGTGTCCACCAGCAATGTCGAGTTGTGCGGGAACGAGTCGGCGTATGCGTTGAAGGCGTCTAACTCGCTCTCGAACGAGGTTATGAACGAGTGCGCCATAGTGCCGATTGCGGGAATGTCGTAACGCCGGCTCGCCAACACATTACTAGTCCCCGCAAAGCCCGCGATATACGCCGACCGCGCGAACTTGACTGCCGAGTCGATGCCTTGCGTGCGCCGCGCCGCGAAGTCCATGACCGTTATGCCACTCGCGGCATGCACCACTCGTGCCGCCTTAGTGGCGAGCATCGTCTGCGCGTTGAATAGGTTCAGCAGGAGTGTCTCGACAATCTGTGCCTCGATGATGGGCGCCGTAACCTCGATGACCGGCTCGTTAGCGAAAAACACGCTCGCCTCCGG from Chloroflexota bacterium includes:
- a CDS encoding carboxymuconolactone decarboxylase family protein; protein product: MARVPYISRDDLPADKRPLYDHIEQTRGGIDGNGMPNSFRLLLNSPDSAEAVGALGEHIRLRSSLHPAFRETAILGVARTLDSQYVWAHHEPIARSVGVRDEVIESIRSGRAPMGLPPKEGVFAQAGKEFVRNGALGERTFQAVEHLLGPEGAVELVVVIGYYTMLNAVLGSLGIELDTHLEATLPIQS
- a CDS encoding nicotinate phosphoribosyltransferase — protein: MQYTAHNSQQSAANDVSLNLFTDLYELTMAQAYWQAGITAEACFSLFVRRLPDNRGYLLFAGLDDMLNALADSCFTEGDIAALRSLRLLDDDFLQYLARLQFTGSARAIPEASVFFANEPVIEVTAPIIEAQIVETLLLNLFNAQTMLATKAARVVHAASGITVMDFAARRTQGIDSAVKFARSAYIAGFAGTSNVLASRRYDIPAIGTMAHSFITSFESELDAFNAYADSFPHNSTLLVDTYDTMQGVRNAVAVAKRMQWQGHTLNAIRLDSGDLRALSIQARQMLDAAGLPNVQILASGGLDEFQIDRLLREGAAIDGFGVGTNVGTSADYPWLDCVYKLVQYDGKPTLKLSEEKETLVGAKQVFRRVDAGSLYLGDTIGCADEPAPDDAKPLLTEVMRDGKRTAKAPSLDELRTRAAKELGRLPAPHKRVESPAEYPVTVSERLEERQRRAKRRILVQGK
- a CDS encoding DUF1800 domain-containing protein encodes the protein MTTVQSKQDVALMAHLLRRASFGATRREVEQRLEMGYEATVEDLLSRDKPFEMPEDIIRRYHVDQSDLRNGPAAQAHWVYRMATTPNPLEEKMALFWHRIFATAATKLIQARMVVNQVEMFRNYGMGNFRDLLVNLSRDPGMLMWLDNQDNHKGAINENYGREILELFSMGVGNYTEEDIKECARAFTGWSVVNPDYMSIKMRNNTARPYGYIAWQFNYDEDDHDHDDKFFLGETGDFNGEDVVEIICKQEATPRFIARHLYHFFVADESPVPQWPYEDPKDPEAIDLMTQAYFDSDYDISAMLRVMFNSDFFKAEASRFARIKSPAEMVVGTLRLAGGLELPSMETYAAAGVCSQMGQALYAPPSVEGWQGGAEWINTGSYVHRINFASKVLGNPNKPGLRMLINDIREYADNGAINAETLVDACFEVIGPMPVLDTTRQGLIDYAAKWGDLTFDDEDAATYAEQKIITMLQMAVTTQEYQLA
- a CDS encoding MFS transporter is translated as MQLEPDGEQIPSSTQRRSLRDKLSMPAWSLYDFSDTIFSASLLTFFFPLWVAVDMEDAGGSDAVFAFVLSLSALAVAITAPVMGTVSDRLNRRVPLLGVCVVACAASTAAIGMFGGLTTGLALFFIANFLYQTGLVFYNSLLVNVSSESTRGVVSGIGVGLGYVGLFVAFLILGPQVEKYGNQWAFLPTALMYVLFAAPLLLIVKEGGVRHALDIALIRESYAQLYSTFRRARHHTNLFRFIIARFIYTEAINTVAAFYVLYLVNIGVFTDDEALDLVVRVLLLAFVAAVVVGFLARRFGSKRVLLTGIAGWAIFVGAASIASTQSAFWVIAVIGGCFWAAPQVADRVLLTRIAPDGQIGEFFGLFQMSGRLSSVLGPLLWGLTTTSLMHLGDFRFRLAMMTVTAFLVIGFLLLLWVREQREESDIVQP